A genomic region of Pradoshia eiseniae contains the following coding sequences:
- the rsgA gene encoding ribosome small subunit-dependent GTPase A: MPVGKIIKALSGFYYVMDGDQVIQCRGRGVFRKQKVSPLVGDMVDFQAENPTDGYIMEIKERKNELVRPPIANVDQAILVFSAVEPDFSTGLLDRFLVLVESKEIAPVICISKVDLLDTSGLSRIEEYAEHYRKIGYEVVLTSSIEETGITDLMPFISGKTSVFAGQSGVGKSSLLNALDPELNLKTSEISSHLGRGKHTTRHVELISIGDGLIADTPGFSSLEFTELEAVELSDCFPEMRENSSECKFRGCMHVKEPKCAVKEAVSSGAIESYRYDHYLQFLEEIKDRKPRY; encoded by the coding sequence ATGCCTGTAGGCAAAATCATTAAAGCGTTAAGCGGATTTTATTATGTGATGGATGGAGACCAAGTCATCCAATGCAGGGGGCGCGGCGTATTCCGGAAGCAGAAGGTATCCCCTCTGGTGGGGGATATGGTCGACTTCCAGGCTGAAAACCCGACTGATGGGTATATCATGGAAATCAAGGAACGAAAAAATGAACTAGTCCGTCCTCCAATTGCAAATGTGGACCAAGCTATCCTCGTTTTTTCTGCCGTTGAGCCGGATTTTAGTACTGGGTTGCTTGACCGTTTTCTCGTGCTTGTTGAATCAAAGGAGATTGCACCGGTTATTTGCATCAGTAAAGTAGACCTCTTGGATACATCCGGATTATCCCGGATAGAAGAATATGCAGAGCATTACCGGAAAATTGGTTATGAGGTAGTCCTCACTTCCTCCATTGAAGAGACAGGCATAACGGACCTGATGCCGTTCATCAGCGGAAAGACATCTGTTTTTGCCGGTCAGTCTGGTGTTGGAAAATCTTCATTATTGAATGCGCTTGACCCTGAATTGAATTTAAAAACAAGTGAGATTTCCTCCCATCTTGGCAGGGGAAAACATACGACACGACATGTCGAGCTGATCAGTATCGGAGATGGTCTGATTGCTGATACGCCTGGTTTCAGTTCACTCGAATTTACTGAGCTAGAAGCTGTTGAGCTCAGTGATTGCTTCCCTGAGATGCGCGAGAACAGCTCAGAATGCAAGTTTAGGGGATGCATGCATGTGAAGGAACCAAAATGTGCGGTAAAGGAAGCTGTTAGCTCGGGAGCTATTGAATCATATCGATATGATCATTATTTGCAGTTCCTCGAAGAAATCAAAGACAGAAAGCCGAGGTATTGA
- the pknB gene encoding Stk1 family PASTA domain-containing Ser/Thr kinase, with protein MLIGKRISGRYKIIRMIGGGGMANVYLARDMILDRDVAVKILRMDFSNDDEFIKRFHREAQSATSLTHQNIVSIYDVGEEDGIYYIVMEYVDGMTLKQYIQAFSPIPVEKVLDIMTQITSALALAHQNHIVHRDIKPHNVLIDHEDNVKITDFGIATALSATSITQTNSVLGSVHYLSPEQARGGMANKKSDIYSLGIVMFELLTGRLPFSGESAVSIALKHLQSDTPSPKRWNPAIPQSVENIVLKATAKDPFHRYASVEEMALDISTALEPDRLNESKFVIPEDDDVTKAIPIITNDELFQNHDDTKVIAEQEDTVPTTASSKKNHSGKNKKAKKQKKNKKADKAKTPKKKRSWVKLTAIIFGVLIVLAVAALLILPGILAAKDVEVPDVSDNQLDMALASISAAGLEIGEVIEKEDDEIEEGNVIKTKPEAGRTVKEGSAIDVYYSIGKKKVEVLNYVGRDYEDIANLLENFGYKDIVINKVNDNSDIGTVLDQEPRDGESVIPSETVLTLTVSNGPAKVNLKDLTDYTKKALDDYAADTGLKITFGEEQYSDSVPAGQVISQSPAAGTALEVGSEVNVVLSKGAEEIPPKEETKEVTITYDEELEGAPQTVTILIEDLDNTMTEPVETFEITETVKKTLRFRVPHNGRAGYKIIKDNSVFDEGVINYSEND; from the coding sequence ATGTTGATAGGGAAAAGAATCAGCGGCCGCTATAAGATCATCCGCATGATTGGCGGAGGCGGCATGGCAAATGTATATCTGGCGAGAGACATGATTCTTGACCGTGATGTGGCAGTGAAGATTCTCCGGATGGATTTTTCCAATGATGATGAATTCATTAAACGGTTCCACCGGGAAGCACAATCGGCAACAAGTCTGACCCATCAGAACATTGTCAGCATATATGATGTAGGGGAAGAGGATGGCATCTATTATATCGTGATGGAATATGTGGACGGCATGACGCTTAAGCAATATATCCAAGCTTTTTCTCCGATACCTGTTGAAAAAGTTCTCGATATCATGACTCAAATCACCTCTGCTCTAGCTCTTGCCCACCAAAATCATATTGTACATAGGGATATCAAGCCTCATAATGTCTTAATCGATCATGAGGATAATGTGAAAATAACGGACTTTGGTATAGCGACGGCATTAAGTGCGACATCCATCACCCAAACAAACTCAGTGCTTGGGTCTGTTCATTATTTATCCCCTGAACAAGCAAGGGGAGGGATGGCAAACAAAAAGTCTGACATTTATTCTCTCGGCATCGTGATGTTTGAGCTGCTGACAGGAAGGCTTCCGTTTTCGGGAGAATCGGCGGTTTCCATTGCTCTGAAGCATTTACAGTCAGATACGCCTTCACCGAAACGCTGGAATCCGGCCATTCCCCAAAGCGTTGAGAATATCGTTTTGAAAGCGACCGCTAAGGATCCTTTTCACCGCTATGCAAGCGTGGAAGAAATGGCGCTGGATATAAGTACTGCGCTTGAGCCGGATCGGCTGAATGAAAGTAAATTCGTGATACCAGAGGATGATGATGTCACAAAGGCAATTCCGATTATCACGAATGATGAATTATTTCAGAATCATGATGACACTAAGGTTATTGCTGAACAGGAGGATACCGTCCCGACCACGGCCTCCTCTAAGAAAAACCATAGCGGGAAGAACAAGAAGGCTAAAAAGCAGAAAAAGAATAAGAAAGCAGATAAAGCAAAGACACCAAAGAAGAAACGAAGCTGGGTGAAGCTTACCGCTATTATCTTCGGCGTTTTAATCGTCTTGGCTGTAGCAGCATTATTGATTCTGCCGGGAATCCTAGCGGCTAAGGATGTGGAAGTACCGGATGTTTCGGATAACCAATTGGACATGGCTCTTGCAAGCATCAGTGCTGCTGGACTTGAGATAGGCGAGGTCATTGAAAAAGAGGATGACGAGATTGAAGAAGGCAATGTCATCAAAACAAAGCCTGAAGCAGGAAGAACTGTTAAAGAAGGTTCTGCTATCGATGTGTACTACAGCATTGGGAAAAAGAAGGTTGAAGTACTGAACTATGTTGGCCGTGATTATGAGGATATTGCAAACCTGCTCGAAAACTTTGGATATAAGGATATAGTCATCAATAAAGTCAATGATAATTCAGACATTGGGACTGTTCTTGATCAGGAGCCAAGAGACGGGGAGAGCGTTATTCCATCTGAAACCGTTCTGACGCTGACAGTGTCTAATGGGCCAGCTAAGGTGAACTTAAAGGATTTAACCGACTATACGAAAAAGGCTCTGGATGATTATGCCGCTGATACAGGTTTGAAAATCACGTTTGGAGAGGAACAGTATAGTGATAGCGTTCCTGCCGGACAGGTTATCTCTCAATCGCCTGCTGCAGGGACGGCCCTTGAGGTAGGATCTGAAGTGAATGTCGTTCTCTCAAAAGGAGCGGAGGAAATACCGCCGAAAGAGGAAACGAAGGAAGTGACGATCACATATGACGAAGAACTTGAAGGGGCACCGCAGACAGTAACGATTTTGATTGAAGATCTCGACAATACGATGACAGAGCCAGTTGAAACCTTTGAAATAACGGAAACTGTCAAGAAAACCTTGCGTTTCAGGGTTCCTCATAATGGACGGGCAGGGTATAAAATCATCAAAGATAATAGTGTGTTTGACGAAGGTGTCATTAACTATTCGGAAAATGATTGA
- a CDS encoding Stp1/IreP family PP2C-type Ser/Thr phosphatase has translation MKATFRTDRGRVRMHNEDQGGIFFREDPSNMAFAVIADGMGGHKAGDVASEMTVSILKRAWEDTNLKDTPASIESFLHEQIQFANSELYQHSLSHTECEGMGTTIVAALCTERTATIVNVGDSRCYLFNEDGFKQVTEDHSLVNELVRSGQISKEDAEHHPRKNVILRALGTEANVEVDVRTIVFEEGDMILLCSDGLSDKLSETEIMEILKSGASLDEMADTFIQRANDNGGEDNITLAILLHNFESERG, from the coding sequence ATGAAGGCCACATTTAGGACTGACCGGGGAAGGGTTAGAATGCATAATGAGGACCAGGGAGGCATCTTCTTTCGAGAAGATCCTTCCAACATGGCTTTTGCCGTCATAGCAGACGGAATGGGCGGTCATAAGGCAGGGGATGTCGCTAGCGAGATGACTGTCTCTATATTGAAAAGAGCATGGGAAGATACCAATCTCAAGGATACGCCCGCTTCCATCGAATCATTTTTACATGAGCAGATTCAATTTGCGAACTCAGAGCTGTATCAGCACTCTCTTTCTCATACGGAATGTGAAGGAATGGGAACGACGATTGTCGCGGCTCTTTGCACCGAGCGAACCGCTACGATTGTAAACGTAGGGGACTCGAGATGTTATTTGTTCAATGAAGATGGGTTCAAGCAAGTTACGGAGGATCATTCCTTAGTGAATGAACTGGTCCGTTCCGGTCAAATATCTAAAGAAGATGCCGAGCATCATCCAAGAAAGAATGTGATCCTAAGGGCACTTGGCACAGAAGCGAATGTAGAGGTGGATGTCCGCACCATCGTGTTCGAGGAAGGGGACATGATCCTGTTATGTTCAGACGGGCTCTCTGATAAATTATCGGAGACGGAAATAATGGAGATTCTTAAGAGCGGCGCATCGCTTGATGAGATGGCTGACACCTTTATCCAAAGGGCAAATGATAATGGGGGAGAAGATAATATCACTCTAGCAATCCTTCTTCACAACTTTGAAAGTGAAAGAGGGTGA